Below is a window of Drosophila nasuta strain 15112-1781.00 chromosome X, ASM2355853v1, whole genome shotgun sequence DNA.
TGCATTTACGTCAACAGATAGCCGTATAAACTCCTATAGTAGTTGGAAGACCAACATTCATTGCGAAATTAGTAAAACTGTAActgtttatattaaaaacgTTTATTATAGgatttttattcttaaatataatcAGCTGATTTCAGGTGtgaaaaaataataccaaaatgtcaaaaataatttaatatatagaacaaatttatttataacgattttaaaattcatgatttcttttcattatCATAATCTAAAATCGATTGTAGATTGCgatttttaacttattttgtatgaataaaataataaaatatgatattacAATAGTcaaaatattagaaaaaaaatagaaacaataTAATCTTATTccaaaaattattgttaatctttttttaaaaaaaatttttaataaatttcaattaagaaATTCGTTAAAATAGTATTAACAAATGTATTAAGCATAggataatttaaaaataagttcaATAAATTGGCATTTCGTGGCATTTCAAAACTTTCAAGAAGAAAGatgtttcaaataaaaaattataccaTTTACAATCGATTGTGGATGGTGTAgcaaaataacttaaatatccgtccaaaaattgtaaattatagaaataatcaaataattaaagaagagatgtacaattttgtttaaccaattaaattgatttaacaagtgtttcacaatttttttaataaataaaaaaatgatctCTTCTACATTCGATTGTGGATAGTGAAACTCAGTAACTCAAACATCAGACATACAAAATTAAGATATATAGTTATTGTATAggaaaattcaacaaaaattttagtaacaattttaaaatttgagttCAAAATATAAGTTTCTCataatgcaaaaattttaaccgataaaaataaaagatgaGCTTTATAATTCATCAGTTCTTTACAATTTAGTGATGACTagattcattattatttaatttattattatgaaccAAGAGCAATATCTGGTATAGCGaagattgaaaaaatataagtacTTATGAATACAAGTGAAAaccaattacatttttttatcgATTTACCTTGAAAATTGTTATTCTGTGCTATTAATATCGAGCTCATCGATTGAGGGAAGCTATCGAGCGAAGTGTTCATATATGCTTATTGGATTTATCGATAGTGTCATCGAAATAAAAGACACCTATTTACGTTTAGAAAAGTGCATTCCTTTGGTAAAGAAAATTTAGGtattcaataataatgatttaaaacataaataatttgaaaaatcaaaacaatttggGTGTAGTGcaaatataattgcaaaatcAAAGTGTATGAGTGCTTGTTGGCGTCGTTTATGTTaacattttcaatgtaatCATTTCTACGCGTGCGCCAAAGTTATCATACATacccatatatgtatatgtatgcatgtaagCTTGTATATGCCAGTTTCTGTAAacacatgtgtatgtatgtgtatgtatacaGTTTATACAATCAAATGAAAGTGAGCAAAAATCGTAATTAATTCTACTGAGTGTATGGAGAATATATTATCTCCTTATTGTCGACTGTCCTATGTTGCTGTCAATGTGCATTGATATTATGGTATTTTCATAcacttcgtcgtcgtcgtcgcgtTGGACGTTGTAAAATCCAAGATACGTTAAatgtaattgtatttttttttgtggccaTCTCTTGTGCAAAATCGTATTTACAGGTCAAGTACAaggcccaaaaaaaaaaactgaatcaGAAACTTAAAACAGACAGATATGCGCAGTGAAATGTCTTAACAAAATTAACGTGTCctccaaaagaaaaaaagcacaaaaataatgaatataactaaatcaatgaaaatcaataaagttTAATTACGACTGTGCAAGGATTTCAATCGAGTTGCCAACTTTACGTCATGCTCTCCACGTCTTCGACATCGTTGCCAACTGGAAGAAAGCCCGTTATTATTGACTCGCGAGAGTCGCGAGAGGACATTATTcataatgaaaatatgatCGTTtcgtcgacaacaacaacagcaatagttCCCATTCCGAGCAAGCAGCAAAATCAAATACTTTgtcacaagcaacaacaacagcagcaacagcaacgcagcAACAAATTATCCAGCACTTTGTCAGATTCGTTAATTATTgatgcatcatcatcatcgtcatccgATATGAGCAACGCAtcaacagccgcagcagcaacaacaacaacaacacgctCGTTGCTTACTCACCACAGccacaatcatcatcatcatcatcaccaccCTTCATCCTTGACAACTTGCATTAAAAGTCCACCCATTATAGCGACCGTCcatcaccaacaacaacagcaacagcagcagcaacaacagcgacaacaacaacaacaacaacaatatggaCTGCAAATTGCATCTGAGAACAGTTCGAAGAACAACAAAGAGTGGAGAGAGCGACAACAAAATACGTCACTTGCACTAGAGACTCCAACATCATCGCTTTGCTGCAGCACTGCCATGAAAGCCAGTGGAAATCCATTGATTTTACAAAAGATGACACGAACTATACCATCAGATAAAGTAAGTATTATATGGTTATATTTGacacttaaatttaaaaaaaaagatacagaaacattttaattgcaactgcTAGAATATGGAAATtgcgaatttaattttatttactctCAATTTTTGTAACTTAAAGTGCGTGGGATATCCTTTGGGATTATTGCATCATTTTTGGGCATAAAATAGTTTCAGTTAAACGCACAACAGCTGTTTAATGGCAATGCCAATTGGGAATTTTctttgtatacatatatacatacatgagTAGTTTCAGTTGCACGGACAACAGCTGTTGACGTTGCATCATTTATCGAGTCAGCAGAAACAAAGTACGATCATTGTGATTGTGAAATGTTTGTGCGCATACGTTCGAAgtataaataaacacaaatatatttttaattgtaattgcagATAATTGCATCATTTGTAATGTTAAGCTTTTATAACTATCGACGATAAACTGGATAATGACATTAACGAGATAAGGCAGTGatctttaattgaattcaaggaattcttgaataactttagGATCACTTTTTCAACCTCGACTGACCACTTGAACAATGCGTCAAGTCTTAAGGCTTGACTGTTGCTAAGCTTCAAGTTAAATAATCTGCTGTCTGAATAACgcaaaaaattaatatgtaCTTAAATGCATTCCTAGGCACTGCATGTAATTTCAAGCTTATGTATGCTACACAATTTGGTAACCAAGTGATCTGGATCATTGGATATTACACTAATTGAGcgtataatataaaaattataatattttgtacaaTCCTCCAATTGTAAACAAGGCATAAACAGTCGAGGATgcttaaaattgatttttaaaaaatgtatgatCATTTATCGATCAATTGAGTGTCACGAACATTAAGaatttctaattattttatCTGGCCAGAAAGTATATTCGTGTGGCGACTATCACCTTTACTATAACCCGAAAAATCGATCCTTAATAACAAGTTGCAAAGAGTTAAGCATGTTTTTTAAGAGTCAATTTTCATAGCCTGATGTAACCTTCAAGGGGTAGCTAtgttaattgaaaaacaatttaattattgtccGAAGTACATAAATTGCCcgattaattaatataataaggCACATTAAAGTTAAATTAGGGTACATTAAAAATCTGAGTCTAGGTTTCAACATCCGCTCTATCAATAGAGTGTGATCTATCCTTATATCtgattattttttcttttgtgggATCTACTCGCTTTTGAGAATTTTTACGCCGCATATCTTGAGATATTCTGGCAAATACATGTCAAGTTTTTACTGTAATGgatatgtttttctttatagAAATACTTAAAATCTTCACCACTCGCATACTAGTTTTTCCTCACTATTTTTCTCTTGATCATTATGAAATTttggcaataaataaaatgccacATTTGAGGCATTGTAATTCTCAGGATAACTGCGAGTCTGTCTAATAGATTGCTTATAAGTTCAGTGGAGACAGGAACACATTGCTGTTAGCCTTTGAAAGAATATTTATTCAGAAGAAATCAACTACTTTTGCAATGATCTGATCCTTATCGTAAGGTGAAAATGGGGCAAAGTTTAcaaaaaatttcgaaattatataaagaaaaatgatCCGGATATCATAAGATGAGAAGAAACAATACGTATACAATTTTATGGAATACATGAATctcaaactatttaaaaagtaaggaaatatttaaatttcccaTGCAGGTTTTTGGATTCAATATGCATATAAGGTATATTTCTAATTACACCCATAagccataaaaaaaactattacgTATTTATATACGAATCGCGCATAGAATATCAGAATCTCCCAGTGAACTAAgtattattttctgtttttgcagATTAACTTACGTTTAATCCTTGTCAGcggaaaaacaaaagaattctTATTTAATCCATCTGATTCCGCTGGTGATATTGCACAAACTGTTTTTGAGAATTGGCCCACAGGTAAGAAAATGATTCCTCATTTTATTGAATACTCTACTTATATAGCTTTGATGCTTTTTTTATAGagatttttacaattattatttcgGTTATAAGGAATTTAATATATCAACGAACAAATTTTCGGATTTAGTAGAAAGTTACAAATGAAACAACCAATATTATATCGATggatttatgtatatattaatgtGATGTTATCTATTACAATAATAAgattttatatgattttgttttgatttattggTCAATTcacaaaaacatatatttaatgtcAAGTGTGACATATTTTCTAGACTACTTCAATTggttttaaaatgtattccaATGAATTTAGACCAATTTTATAAAAGTCAAACAAGTGagaatataaaagaaaaatcttttttttacggattttacatttttatcttatttaatttcagaTTGGTCACAAGAAGCCGTAACTAAAGCCGAAATCTTGCGTCTAATATATCAAGGTCGCTTTTTACATTGCAATGTCACATTGGGAGCATTAGGACTTCCGTTGGGAAAAACTACTGTTATGCATTTAGTGCCCCGTGATAATTTACCGGAACCTAATTCGCAAGGTAagtgaaatataattcaattaaaaaagattttaataATATGGTATAATATCTCGTTCGGAAGCTAAATTTGAATGAATGCTGGTTGTAATTTTACCTTTTTAAGCAACCCATGATTACAAATGGAATCGTGTACTTATTTTTCTTTAGGATTGTCTTTTCAATTCATCATCATTGCAGGGATAGTTTTCTCTGTCGTCTTGCAGGGGCGTATCGATTTTGCCGTTGGCTATTATGAAGACACTTTTCCTCATCTCTCGTGTCGCAATCGACTCGATCATTATACTATTTGCATTAATAATAAAGCACAATAATGAATGGATGGGaaataaattgctttaatATTGGTTATTATTTGCagacaatataacaaatagAGAAAGACTCATTaaatggcaactgcaactctgAATAGAGACAGTCTGCAAATTTGTATACACGCTACCAATAGAGTAAAAGtatattacaactttgtgctAACAagaaatgtacatatgtatgtaacagacagTATTTATaaccataaagtatatacgtTCATATATGAAAACCTACATATATCTggttgcaataaaaattgtagaagttattttagaaataGTTTGGTATGGGAAAAACACCTACTTCCTACGGATATCttgctttagctgacaatttggtatattttgtactctattccatattttaaatgtagtactatatcaatataccaaatgctttCTGtacttcagtatttttggggTATGTTAATATGGCACAGTCGACTGTAGCATtcatacttattttatttcgattatttttgccacgcccgaTTTACACagattcttgaaaatttagttgcgactatatacaaatgtttgcagttatttaagaaaaaattgtatatggcaaaacaaaaaacagctgctgcagtcgggttttagtttctttggtgagtatattggtatatttttaacgaaagtatatcaatatactaaaaaaaagccttcattacatttttgtatttatttgagttctttttatttttattaatttttatacgtTCTGTACAAATTGTATGAATATTGACCAGATTTCGCAGTCACTAATtagcattaatttatttatttattttgtatttttcagaTCAAAGACAGAAGAGTAAAGGTGGATCTGGACGTTGCTGTTCTACTTCTTGCTGTATTTTGTAACTAAATTGTCTCATAGTTATATGTGTATATCTTAagttttaaagaaaatatatacaacataataattttttgcaGGTAgcatcatttgttttaaatttaaatataccaaatttttttaatattacataAGTATGCTTGACTGCATTAAATATTGTACCATATACTCTTAATTGTATGTTATTAGAGGTCTAAAATAGAAatgtataattatttgaaattgtttagattttagattaaaaaatatagaaaaatacaaagtaaatataataaaagtgtAAATTGTACATTCTGTTTATGATTAACACTTATGTAATACATCGAAAAGTTATTGATCACCgtcctcttttttttgcgaTCCTATTCTCTATCGATCAACGGTCGTTAAACACAAAATTTCAGCATGATGGcatcaattttaattcaatattgtCAGAGCACTCTTGAATAGTCGCTGGATGAACTCTAATTTCACTTGCTCGATCAGTTAGTATGAAACTTCTTCAAAGTTGCCAATCTCTTAAATTTAGCCAATTTACTGTTCACTGCTGCGGATTAACTTAGCTTTTGATCccgaatttattttttcatatttaattttggaTTTTATTTCAGGAAAAGAGCTATTTATTGCTATTGTACTCATATTCAAAGTAAACGATAATTCGTTGCGAAgagctaataataatatgaaaatatagaaaaatatacgCGACTTGTAGGCTTTCATGGATTCAAGTTATAAAAACTATCTTATTAAATTCTGGCGTTGGACTGGGAGTTGTTTGTCAGTCTGAACAAAGAGCTagctatatacatatatggaaTACTGTTGCCATCAGGTAATTAAAAAGTGACAGGGGtgaaaataacagaaaaaaagacTAAGTTTTTTAAAAAAGGACTGCTAAACATGTTTTAGATCAATATCACggttcttttttatttatatgcttacaacaattttaatgcgttacttttatatctttaataaGTTGATACATTTGAATAGAATCATCACGATTGTGCCAACTGGTAAAGTCCGGAAATTTTAGAAACGACTcgcattttgtttgtgttgctttcCGCTTTAAGAGATGGTATGATGATTTGGAAACCTATTCATCGTTTTAGAAAATGTAGGGTATAACAACACCAAAAAGATGACAAAGTTCCGGGCAATAAAAGTTCAATATTTTCTTCAGctagaacaaaataaaaaagcacaGATTTGCTTGGAAAATTTGTATACGGAATagaatatatactatatatatacatacatattttacatttataatgATCGCATGCAGAATGTCTTGTATTGCGAAGGTCAAAACCATAAAATCTTTGGTATCTCCGGATATAGTTAGATGACATTTTAGCGTAGTCTGGTTatgaatgttttattttactcactgttaaaaatgttttatttttaactaataTAGTAAGATACCAACCACTTTAGAGATAGCGGTTAAATCATATTATCTTAGCCGTGTAAATATTTGGACTCtgcaattttgtgttttttgatAGATattaatcaattcaattcaattctatTCAACTGAGAAGTTACGCAAAAAATGCTTTTATGACGATTTTTGCATGCCTTCCTATTTGAAGCACTTTTGatgtttattttgctttgatcCTGCAAATCCTTGAGTGCTTATCGATAGTGCTGTTATGCGTTTTGAAATTCGATTATATACTGAATCTATCTTCAACATGATATAATTGagataattgataattgaGAACTTCGTAAGTATAGTTTACATCAGGCGCATGGAAAAATCAAGTTGCTTGTGGCGCCACCTAGGTGTTGTTGtcgtaatttttattttcctgaaagtatgctataaataTTCTTCTGTATTTCCACTCACTATTCCATTGTATTGgcgtttgttttaattttcatttaccaTTCCTGTGTTGTTAAGGTGCTTATTAAGTTGTACAGGCTCTTcacttaataaataagtaaataaataaacttactACTTCAACCAATCGTGTCTAAATTTCTCGGAGCCGTACATATCAACAAATTCAGTTTTTGTTGGAATAATTATTGCTGtggatttttatacccgctacccatagggtagaagggtattataactttgtgccggcaggaaatgtatgtagcaggtagaaggaggcatatcctaccctataaagtatatatattcttgatcagcgtcaacagcagagacgatctagccatgtccgtctgtgtgtctgtccgtctgtccgtatgaaacactggatctcagtgactgtaagagatagagctataatttttcgacagcatttgttatgtttgcacgcagatcaagtttgtttcaaatttttgccacgcccacttccgcccccgcaaatcaaaaaaatcgaataacaagcgtaataaagctagagttgtgaattttggtatatacaataattactatagtagttatgattcctgatttgatttggttgcgatcagataaaaattgtcgaagttattaaagaaatacttttgtatgggcaaaaacgcctacttaatagtggtcttagctgctttggctgacaatctggtatattgtgccgtctatggtatattttcaatgcggtactatatcgatataccaaatatacgatttggtatattttagtatttttgcaatatattcggtattttttgagaaaataccgcaaaatatatttcttttattcgaaatgggtaacaggtatctcacagtcgagtacactcgactgtagctgttttatttgtttttgctgacTTCTTCAGAAGTTCCAAATAAGTAGGTGACCAGGCGCACATAAACTAAGAGCGAGATGACATACAAGTAGTCACcttgtttttgctttgagAAATTAGcaatcaataattttgttttttcctgGGAATTCTTGAATTCCCAATGATAGCACATAAATGCACAAATGTTAAGGTCATATAAGGATCGAACTAAAAAATTCTTTATCAGAAGGAATAAggtattcaaataaatataaaatttaaacgACCTGTTAAATTTGGAATGATTAATGTTCGATTTCATCAGATTCTTACCTAGTCTGATGAATCCCAGATGTCTATAAGATAATTTCTCACATTCTTGTTCAAGATTGtactcaaattcaaataaatatattcagtATTCAAGCATACTGGAACGATATCTGTTTCttatactttttgtttatttttatatttcaaatttgttcacAATAATTAGTATAATAAGTCGataaataacatttcattttacttGCCTTTACTActatattttcgtttttttaatAGGTCTTTTAGACATAAACAAACCTTTCAACTAgctatatatgtatctgtTTAGTTTGAAATTGTGAAGCGTTTATGCATctaccatatatatatgtatatatatacgtatgtatgtataaatatatataaatacataaatacactGAGTTAAAGACAAACAGataaatattcttatatatgtacgtattatttttttgtataaatacatGCAAAATGTGCTTTAGTACACAGTACAATAAATAAGTTACTCTTGTATGGAtaagtgttattattttgtttgtttgctacTTCTTCAGAAACTTGTTGACcactaattttaaaaatttcggCTTTGTTCATAAGTACCCAAGCGTAGCGTATGTCTTTACAAAGGTTCCGTCACTTGTGTCAACGTTTCTGTGGATGGATGAGACGAAAAGTTAGTACACGAATTAATCATAGATTTTCGCAGGGCTGCAAACCAATTCGGAACCGAATTAAACAAAACCTGAACCAGACGTCcctttagaaaatatatatatacaacactATTTCGATGGTGTAAccgattttctttaaattcgAGTAACCTTCAATGTTCACTGCTTGTCTATAAAGTGTAGttctttgattattttctataaataagtaattttgtttatggctCTATGTCGCTTTACTGAAGAAAACTTTGAAACATTGGTATTTAGGCCTAAAGTAATTCCAAGAAGTAAAGCAGCATTCTTTATCTTTAGCTTAAGGATTGCAGCCCtgactttcaaaatatacgtACTCATCTTCCCAAGGACATATAGTGTTGTGCTCGACCTCGACATCCGTGACTGTTTCCGCTGTGCCGCTTGCCTTCTCGTTCTTCTTGTCCTTTTCATCCTTTTTACCAGCTTCCAAATTGCGCTTTTTGCGACGCCGTCGGACCTCGTCGCTACTCAAGACTCCCGACATTGGGACTGCGACAGGCACTGGCACTGGAATTGGCAGCGGGACCGTCACTGGGACTGccactggcactggcactggtATTTGGACGACAAGATCGTCGTCAAAGTGCTCATCATCAACTGTGTCGATATCTAGGACAGCGAGTGGCGCCATTGAAGGCACTGGTGTAGATGCGGGTGGTATATAGCCAAGATGCCTGTCCGTATCACCGATGTCGTAAACAATATCCTTTCTGGCATCTCCAAAATGCATTCCTTCCTGATATTCTTCGGTGGTGGGCGATAGCTCTCCTTCAGCACTTTCCTGTACAAACACCTCCAAATCGGATGTTACATCCGATTCGGCGATTTCCATCTCAATCAGTTCCTTAAATTGTTTATCTTGTTGTGGATCGCATTGGATATCTTTACTGTTACTGCTGCTCAGACACGGATTATTGGCGTGTTGAGCCTGTTGTTCCTGCACTTTATTATCGGCAAGTTCAAGCTGTAGTTCATTATTGTTGTAAATTATCGGCTCAATTAGCTCAATTTGCACTTCTTTGATGACAGTCTGGGAGTCAAAGTCGAACTTCTGGTCCGCCGCCTcattgctgctgatgctgctgagGACACTTCCAGTTGGATCGTCTGTTTCAACTTTTGCATTTGCGGACGTTGAGTCCTGACTTTTAAGAGTCCTTTGTACATAAGGTGTGCATATTTTGGGCGATGGGGTTAACTTGGTGTTAGACGGcggtgttggtgttgttgttgctgttgct
It encodes the following:
- the LOC132796375 gene encoding forkhead box protein O isoform X1 — translated: MLSTSSTSLPTGRKPVIIDSRESREDIIHNENMIVSSTTTTAIVPIPSKQQNQILCHKQQQQQQQQRSNKLSSTLSDSLIIDASSSSSSDMSNASTAAAATTTTTRSLLTHHSHNHHHHHHHPSSLTTCIKSPPIIATVHHQQQQQQQQQQQRQQQQQQQYGLQIASENSSKNNKEWRERQQNTSLALETPTSSLCCSTAMKASGNPLILQKMTRTIPSDKINLRLILVSGKTKEFLFNPSDSAGDIAQTVFENWPTDWSQEAVTKAEILRLIYQGRFLHCNVTLGALGLPLGKTTVMHLVPRDNLPEPNSQDQRQKSKGGSGRCCSTSCCIL
- the LOC132796375 gene encoding forkhead box protein O isoform X2 gives rise to the protein MLSTSSTSLPTGRKPVIIDSRESREDIIHNENMIVSSTTTTAIVPIPSKQQNQILCHKQQQQQQQQRSNKLSSTLSDSLIIDASSSSSSDMSNASTAAAATTTTTRSLLTHHSHNHHHHHHHPSSLTTCIKSPPIIATVHHQQQQQQQQQQQRQQQQQQQYGLQIASENSSKNNKEWRERQQNTSLALETPTSSLCCSTAMKASGNPLILQKMTRTIPSDKINLRLILVSGKTKEFLFNPSDSAGDIAQTVFENWPTEIFTIIISVIRNLIYQRTNFRI